In Paenibacillus kyungheensis, the following are encoded in one genomic region:
- a CDS encoding CpaF family protein, with amino-acid sequence MNEDLFITLRDEVRSGLDVTFTIDDDELMQRIEQKVLDQQRYPNLTAGEKRRLVRQVFDSFRGLDILQPLVDDKSVTEIMINSHTDIFIERNGQVMRNATVFESRDRLEDIIQTIVSGVNRVVNESSPIVDARLKDGSRVNIVLPPVALKGPTMTIRKFPEQPMTMSDLVRMGAIAPVASNLLQTLVQSKFNIFISGGTGSGKTTFLNALSQYIPEDERVITIEDSAELQIKTIPNLVSMETRNSNTEGKGEISIRDLIRSSLRMRPNRIVVGEVRGSEALDMLQAMNTGHDGSLSTGHANSAVDMISRLETMVLSGADLPMQVVRKQISSAIDIFVHLARLRDRSRRIVEISEVRGMVDGEVVLNPLFVFQESGEKEGRIIGDLVPTGNLLIHTDKLRAAGIEEWRKLASMYTPTAEHSRV; translated from the coding sequence GTGAACGAAGACTTATTTATAACATTACGGGATGAAGTACGATCTGGACTAGATGTAACATTTACTATCGATGATGATGAACTGATGCAACGTATCGAGCAGAAAGTATTAGATCAACAACGTTATCCTAACTTAACAGCTGGTGAGAAAAGACGGTTAGTACGGCAAGTATTTGATTCATTTCGTGGATTAGATATTTTACAACCGCTTGTAGATGATAAAAGTGTGACCGAGATTATGATCAATAGCCATACCGATATTTTTATTGAACGTAATGGACAAGTGATGCGTAATGCTACAGTCTTTGAATCTAGAGATCGATTAGAAGATATTATTCAGACGATTGTATCGGGTGTTAACCGGGTGGTCAATGAATCTTCTCCGATTGTTGATGCAAGACTCAAAGATGGATCACGTGTCAATATTGTACTTCCACCTGTTGCGCTTAAAGGTCCTACGATGACGATTCGTAAATTTCCAGAGCAACCGATGACGATGAGTGATCTGGTTCGTATGGGCGCAATTGCTCCTGTTGCGTCTAACTTGCTACAGACGCTTGTACAAAGTAAGTTTAATATCTTTATCAGTGGTGGTACAGGTTCTGGAAAAACTACTTTTCTTAACGCTCTTTCTCAATACATTCCTGAGGATGAACGTGTAATCACGATTGAAGATTCGGCGGAATTACAGATCAAAACGATTCCTAATCTGGTCTCTATGGAGACACGTAATTCCAATACTGAAGGAAAAGGTGAAATTTCAATACGTGATCTGATTCGTTCTTCTCTACGGATGCGTCCCAATCGGATTGTAGTCGGTGAGGTTAGGGGATCAGAAGCGCTGGATATGCTACAAGCGATGAATACAGGGCATGATGGTTCATTATCTACAGGTCATGCTAACAGCGCTGTAGACATGATCAGTCGTCTAGAAACGATGGTGCTTAGCGGAGCAGATCTACCGATGCAAGTCGTACGTAAGCAGATTAGTTCAGCGATTGATATTTTTGTTCATTTGGCTCGCTTGCGTGATCGTTCACGTCGTATTGTAGAAATTTCCGAAGTACGAGGAATGGTAGATGGTGAAGTGGTGTTGAATCCTTTATTCGTATTTCAAGAGTCTGGCGAAAAAGAAGGTCGAATTATCGGCGATCTTGTACCTACAGGCAATCTATTGATTCATACAGATAAATTACGAGCTGCTGGAATCGAAGAATGGCGTAAATTAGCTTCGATGTATACACCTACTGCGGAACATAGCAGAGTATAA
- a CDS encoding type II secretion system F family protein: protein MFKANQAGKRQPATPVAQVNPAVPNPSSSPLPPLARSEQPRAELADYTVYHLSALQRISCIVLCAVLFMMIGYLFYHQWIIASVLAIGAWFMPKLLRKHLLERKRAALSSHFKQALYSLSSSLAVGRSVENGFREAAQDLRMLYPDGDNDMIRELNIITTRLEYGQPIEEALQDFSDRAMNEDITNFADVFVTCKRTGGDLVEVVRKTSATIGEKLDIQQEISVMISQKKFESNALVATPFFFLIFLNVTAADFMKPLYGNPIGIVISTICLAALGFCYWLIRKFMNIKV from the coding sequence ATGTTTAAAGCTAATCAAGCAGGAAAAAGGCAACCGGCTACACCTGTAGCACAAGTCAATCCTGCTGTACCTAATCCATCTTCGTCGCCACTTCCACCACTTGCACGTTCTGAACAGCCGCGCGCAGAGTTAGCTGATTATACGGTGTATCATTTATCTGCTTTACAGCGAATAAGCTGTATTGTATTGTGCGCAGTTTTGTTTATGATGATCGGCTATTTATTTTACCATCAATGGATTATTGCTAGTGTATTGGCGATAGGAGCATGGTTTATGCCGAAGTTACTTCGCAAACATTTACTAGAACGCAAACGTGCTGCTTTGAGCTCCCATTTCAAACAAGCGTTATATTCATTGTCATCTTCGCTAGCTGTAGGACGTTCAGTGGAAAATGGATTTCGCGAAGCAGCGCAGGACTTACGGATGTTATATCCAGATGGTGATAACGATATGATTCGAGAACTGAATATTATTACTACACGCTTGGAGTATGGGCAACCCATAGAAGAAGCATTACAAGATTTTAGCGATCGAGCGATGAATGAAGATATTACGAATTTTGCAGATGTATTTGTGACGTGTAAGCGTACTGGTGGTGATCTGGTAGAAGTAGTACGTAAAACGTCTGCAACCATCGGTGAAAAGTTAGATATTCAGCAAGAGATATCCGTTATGATTTCGCAGAAAAAATTTGAATCTAATGCGCTTGTAGCGACTCCCTTTTTCTTTCTGATCTTTTTAAATGTAACAGCAGCAGACTTTATGAAGCCATTGTATGGTAATCCGATTGGTATTGTGATTTCTACGATTTGTTTAGCGGCATTGGGGTTCTGTTACTGGTTAATTCGGAAGTTTATGAATATCAAAGTGTAA
- a CDS encoding type II secretion system F family protein, giving the protein MIWLEGLLATALVIGWVVLNQSASTLHKELAKLPLEVIKLRPLLPAMLVLLEKIRFVSRFSGVFYRIQSSIQKGFGVHRSGEMTLLYIAEMAGYIWLLLTGGLVMAAISGGSMTWLVMGVGLAILLPVALFRDLQKKVKTREIDILLELPEFLNKIILLVGAGETVQKAMVRCVKRKENAKDHPLYKELFQMINEMDNGYSFQQGLESFSKRCGVQEVSVFTTTVLLNFRRGGGEFGLALRDLSRTLWDKRKAVSRIRGEQASSKMVLPMVLIFLIVMVLVGTPAFMMMNM; this is encoded by the coding sequence TTGATATGGTTGGAAGGGTTGTTGGCGACAGCATTAGTGATCGGATGGGTCGTACTGAATCAAAGTGCCAGTACGTTACATAAAGAGCTTGCCAAGCTACCATTAGAAGTGATTAAGCTAAGACCACTTTTACCAGCTATGTTGGTATTGCTCGAAAAAATTCGCTTTGTATCACGATTTTCAGGGGTGTTTTACCGGATTCAGAGCTCGATTCAAAAAGGTTTTGGGGTACATCGTAGCGGTGAAATGACCTTGCTTTATATTGCAGAAATGGCGGGCTATATCTGGTTATTACTAACAGGTGGACTTGTGATGGCAGCGATCTCGGGCGGTAGTATGACATGGTTAGTTATGGGAGTAGGGCTAGCAATACTGCTTCCTGTTGCATTATTCCGTGATTTACAAAAGAAAGTAAAAACACGAGAAATAGATATTTTACTAGAATTGCCCGAGTTTCTAAATAAAATCATTTTACTCGTAGGTGCTGGTGAAACGGTACAAAAAGCAATGGTACGTTGTGTAAAGCGCAAAGAAAATGCTAAAGATCATCCATTATATAAAGAGCTTTTTCAGATGATTAATGAAATGGATAATGGCTATTCTTTTCAGCAAGGATTAGAGTCATTTAGTAAACGTTGTGGAGTTCAGGAAGTTTCGGTATTTACAACAACAGTGTTGCTTAATTTCCGCCGTGGTGGAGGAGAATTTGGACTTGCTTTACGTGATCTTTCGCGGACATTATGGGATAAACGAAAAGCAGTAAGTCGTATAAGAGGAGAGCAAGCTTCTTCTAAGATGGTTCTTCCAATGGTTTTAATATTTTTAATAGTTATGGTTCTTGTCGGCACGCCAGCATTTATGATGATGAATATGTAG
- a CDS encoding Flp1 family type IVb pilin, translated as MTSLIKGSWTGVQRFWKNEDGVGTLEMVLIIAVLIMIAILFKDAIKTVVGDMLTYMDTQSKTFKQP; from the coding sequence ATGACAAGCTTAATTAAGGGTTCTTGGACTGGAGTCCAACGTTTTTGGAAAAATGAGGATGGTGTAGGTACATTAGAAATGGTTCTAATTATAGCAGTTCTTATAATGATTGCTATCTTATTTAAAGATGCAATTAAGACAGTAGTTGGAGATATGTTGACTTATATGGATACTCAAAGTAAAACATTTAAACAACCTTAA
- a CDS encoding TadE/TadG family type IV pilus assembly protein, with product MNIQRFWKNTKGSFTLEASIVFPIILFTTLLILFMCMYQYQNTMLKQAASKTSERAAYTWDNSHKDINTGAFPQGQDDGLYWRITDDSMISALFGWAGATNTANVAIPGGGSGSLPATKLSAAASWIPGKMTGNTTYNNHLMMRNVNTTLSEPISLGALERELGQPLRSEVSASSVVVEPVEFIRTIELMRYYGAKFTGKYGTAMNMGRAGTVLQWFSTAAGS from the coding sequence ATGAATATCCAACGTTTTTGGAAAAATACTAAAGGGAGCTTCACACTTGAAGCTTCCATCGTTTTTCCTATTATCCTGTTCACAACGTTGTTGATTCTATTTATGTGTATGTACCAATATCAAAATACAATGCTGAAACAAGCAGCATCCAAAACTTCAGAGCGTGCTGCGTATACATGGGATAACAGTCATAAAGATATCAATACAGGTGCTTTTCCGCAAGGTCAAGATGATGGTCTGTACTGGCGTATTACAGATGATAGTATGATCAGTGCACTCTTTGGATGGGCAGGAGCTACCAATACAGCAAATGTTGCTATTCCAGGTGGAGGTAGTGGATCATTGCCAGCAACTAAATTATCAGCGGCTGCTTCATGGATACCGGGCAAAATGACTGGGAATACAACGTATAACAACCATTTGATGATGCGAAATGTAAATACAACTTTAAGTGAACCTATTTCATTAGGGGCATTAGAACGTGAATTGGGTCAACCACTACGAAGTGAAGTTAGCGCAAGTTCAGTTGTTGTGGAACCAGTAGAATTTATTCGTACGATTGAATTAATGCGTTATTACGGAGCCAAATTTACGGGGAAATATGGTACGGCTATGAACATGGGACGTGCTGGAACCGTACTGCAATGGTTTTCTACAGCAGCAGGTAGTTGA
- a CDS encoding TadE/TadG family type IV pilus assembly protein produces MRKARKSQVRLKITYWKKLLLRKLADTQGAVSIFMIVVLAGVFLFTAVFIDYSRIAAMEVQSERLAHAAVRSAMSAFDTDLQQQYGLFAAGESDPTQLLDTALNENFNYTENTDSFKLIPMKAANTSIQLSRPLGSYDVFNHQIQEEMKYKAPIDFTIEIVDKFKGMSGVLKEASQTVNVLEDVREPYDKREQEIDKLIALQKKTAGEVQELTTKIMNPVKNSIANKNVGAITSVADIAAQFNNYTALIAEDKKRKKKDKSPINTAKISAYKSKSKTFLSNLSRDYKYLINTHENTYKEANEIMVKIKQYNQEIARIIEEAKTRTQNEAYERVRNTNIPGGSNAGDAESEAKLAELRKNLEQLVLSDDLLGKMESSIKTQKDDYTTAKYAISNLITEATAQLTKTTGDANSLKSSTIRTAKLLQKYIDNYTGKAPNGIMGVIEHDLKAARSGTETKAASEAKAKEELKKAKKMLAQIVGAAAAARLLAKEFDEVDGYYKESIAFNGADGGATSDSTMDNDPYKESKNAMGAMDVVFGGLSDALLAGRNEFFQNEYAIQYFNTFDIIQLQGLLDTLSEGSITDALEEAGVRNQQIEYIIYGINDPSANIAAAYSEIFGMRLAIRTAEGLVKNANLGHPLAVLAAGVAYGVEMAIKDMIELLNTGKTKLSAYFPIEFEYRDYMRLFLLQPSNEKKMSRMLALIRFLTDINPAERNTYASAHIRTAMPIWFLPGVIKMVNSTSVNSSIEQGVYYADKQADYSY; encoded by the coding sequence TTGAGAAAAGCACGTAAATCACAAGTAAGACTAAAAATCACATATTGGAAAAAGTTATTACTACGCAAGTTAGCAGATACACAAGGCGCTGTCTCTATTTTTATGATTGTTGTACTTGCAGGTGTTTTTTTATTTACAGCAGTTTTTATCGATTACTCGCGTATAGCAGCGATGGAAGTACAATCCGAGCGATTAGCACATGCGGCTGTTCGTTCAGCAATGTCTGCGTTTGATACCGATCTCCAACAACAATATGGATTATTTGCTGCGGGAGAATCTGATCCTACACAACTTTTAGATACGGCGTTAAATGAGAATTTTAATTATACCGAGAATACAGATAGTTTTAAATTAATTCCAATGAAAGCAGCTAACACTTCGATTCAATTAAGTCGACCTTTAGGAAGTTATGATGTTTTTAATCACCAGATTCAAGAAGAAATGAAATATAAAGCGCCTATAGATTTCACCATAGAAATTGTAGATAAATTTAAAGGCATGTCCGGTGTACTAAAAGAAGCAAGTCAAACGGTCAATGTCCTAGAAGATGTACGCGAGCCTTATGATAAGCGTGAACAAGAAATAGATAAATTAATAGCTTTGCAGAAAAAAACGGCAGGTGAAGTTCAAGAATTAACAACTAAAATTATGAATCCTGTCAAAAATTCTATCGCTAACAAAAATGTAGGAGCGATTACGTCAGTCGCCGATATTGCAGCTCAGTTCAATAATTATACAGCTTTAATAGCAGAAGATAAAAAGCGTAAGAAAAAAGATAAAAGTCCGATCAATACAGCCAAAATTTCTGCGTACAAAAGTAAATCTAAAACATTTCTATCTAATTTGTCACGAGATTACAAATATCTAATTAATACTCACGAAAATACGTACAAAGAAGCCAATGAAATTATGGTTAAAATCAAACAATATAATCAAGAAATTGCTCGTATTATTGAAGAAGCCAAAACACGTACACAAAATGAAGCATATGAACGAGTACGAAATACAAATATACCGGGTGGATCGAATGCCGGAGATGCAGAATCGGAAGCTAAATTAGCAGAACTTCGCAAAAATCTAGAACAGCTTGTTTTATCGGATGATCTATTGGGCAAAATGGAAAGTTCGATCAAAACACAAAAAGATGATTACACGACAGCTAAGTATGCTATTAGCAACTTAATTACAGAAGCTACAGCTCAACTTACCAAAACAACTGGCGATGCTAACTCGTTAAAAAGCAGTACCATTCGTACCGCTAAGCTTTTACAAAAATATATTGATAATTATACAGGGAAAGCACCCAACGGAATCATGGGTGTGATCGAGCATGATCTCAAAGCAGCAAGATCAGGAACAGAAACAAAAGCAGCTTCAGAAGCGAAAGCAAAAGAAGAATTGAAAAAAGCTAAAAAAATGTTGGCTCAAATCGTAGGTGCAGCCGCCGCTGCAAGATTATTAGCTAAAGAATTCGATGAAGTAGATGGATATTACAAAGAAAGTATCGCTTTTAACGGTGCAGATGGAGGAGCTACCTCTGACTCTACTATGGATAATGATCCTTATAAAGAAAGCAAAAACGCTATGGGTGCGATGGATGTTGTATTTGGTGGTTTATCCGATGCTCTTCTAGCAGGTAGAAATGAATTTTTCCAAAATGAATATGCAATTCAGTATTTTAATACGTTCGATATTATTCAGCTTCAAGGGTTATTAGATACGTTATCAGAAGGCTCAATTACAGATGCGCTTGAAGAGGCTGGAGTACGTAATCAGCAGATTGAATACATTATTTACGGTATTAACGATCCTTCTGCTAATATTGCTGCGGCATATAGCGAAATTTTTGGAATGAGACTTGCGATTCGTACTGCTGAAGGACTTGTTAAAAATGCAAATCTAGGGCATCCCCTAGCTGTTCTTGCAGCAGGAGTTGCTTATGGAGTAGAGATGGCGATCAAAGACATGATCGAACTGCTCAATACAGGTAAAACGAAATTATCAGCGTATTTCCCGATAGAATTTGAATATCGAGATTATATGCGTTTGTTTTTGTTGCAACCTAGTAATGAGAAAAAAATGTCTCGTATGTTAGCGTTAATTCGCTTTTTGACAGATATCAATCCAGCAGAACGAAATACGTATGCGTCTGCTCATATACGAACAGCGATGCCTATTTGGTTTTTACCAGGTGTAATCAAAATGGTGAACTCAACCAGCGTGAATAGTTCTATAGAACAGGGTGTGTATTATGCAGATAAACAAGCAGATTACTCCTATTAA
- a CDS encoding TadE/TadG family type IV pilus assembly protein, producing the protein MQINKQITPIKSKNRIQQIGVFNTASRFVATYSSKSTNDRSDHTYHSQSSPSNNVYELKNPPPNRRIKCTFFKNGERGSIVLEAAMVLPIFLFISIFLVYLVQMTLVYTAMQNVTSDTARYVATHMYPVQLAADNLVAKKILPAESMRLPKLTFTELASKYQDSVPAPLNTWMMEAASSGDIKLQEMKNQLSAPALDTMIKPLMQKLSAENKLDYERIHVTQVTVPDLTAKTHPYFGIEIRYELPFKIPLIFKPIVLQARATERLWIGDTGEFGEDAAAEATKETGVSVVSVPSPAHPESNISIVAKAPPGTTVHLNIQYKSGNSTAQGLGQATVDAEGNVNWTWKIPSNATPGWANYTITTADGKEVRGVFQVAEYDGRPVIGSAAS; encoded by the coding sequence ATGCAGATAAACAAGCAGATTACTCCTATTAAAAGCAAAAATAGGATTCAGCAAATCGGTGTGTTTAACACTGCATCCCGATTTGTTGCTACCTACTCTTCCAAAAGCACAAATGATCGATCTGATCATACCTATCATTCCCAATCTTCACCTTCTAATAATGTATATGAACTCAAAAATCCTCCTCCAAATCGGCGTATAAAATGTACTTTTTTTAAAAATGGAGAACGAGGCAGTATCGTATTAGAAGCCGCTATGGTATTACCGATTTTTTTGTTTATTTCTATTTTTCTAGTCTATTTAGTGCAAATGACTTTGGTATATACAGCGATGCAAAATGTAACTTCTGATACAGCCAGATATGTCGCTACTCATATGTATCCTGTTCAATTAGCCGCAGATAATTTGGTTGCCAAAAAAATTCTGCCTGCTGAATCGATGCGACTACCCAAATTAACATTTACAGAACTGGCGTCCAAATATCAAGATTCTGTCCCTGCTCCGCTAAATACATGGATGATGGAAGCAGCAAGTAGTGGAGATATCAAGTTACAAGAAATGAAAAATCAATTATCTGCACCTGCACTCGATACAATGATCAAACCATTGATGCAGAAGTTATCAGCAGAAAATAAATTGGATTATGAACGTATTCATGTCACGCAAGTCACCGTGCCTGATCTTACAGCCAAAACGCATCCGTATTTTGGAATTGAGATCCGTTACGAATTACCTTTCAAAATTCCTTTGATCTTCAAACCGATTGTGTTGCAAGCAAGAGCAACCGAACGATTGTGGATTGGAGATACTGGAGAATTTGGTGAAGATGCAGCCGCAGAAGCTACTAAAGAGACAGGCGTATCTGTAGTATCGGTTCCTTCACCTGCTCATCCAGAATCAAATATTTCAATTGTAGCCAAAGCACCACCGGGTACAACGGTTCATCTTAATATTCAATATAAAAGTGGAAACAGTACTGCACAGGGATTGGGTCAGGCGACAGTAGATGCAGAAGGCAATGTGAATTGGACATGGAAAATCCCTTCTAATGCAACACCGGGATGGGCGAACTACACAATCACTACAGCAGATGGAAAAGAAGTTAGAGGTGTATTCCAAGTGGCAGAATACGATGGTCGACCTGTTATTGGTAGTGCAGCTTCATAA
- a CDS encoding A24 family peptidase has product METIFIGGGVFILWAFWTDIKERKIPNILNILFIVSGLLYHAVMSGWDGLAFAGKGFLLGFGIMLILHWMKAVGAGDVKLFGGIGVWFGMGMTAQVMIYSIIFAGIIGLFIMLWRRETIVRMRRVFWKLAGSVLWKQSIRSTEAEHQQFLTFPFMTAVLPGVAFCYFFIT; this is encoded by the coding sequence ATGGAAACGATATTTATCGGCGGTGGAGTTTTTATATTATGGGCATTTTGGACAGATATCAAAGAACGCAAAATTCCTAATATACTGAATATTTTATTTATAGTCAGTGGATTACTATATCATGCGGTAATGTCTGGTTGGGATGGTCTAGCTTTTGCTGGTAAAGGGTTTCTATTGGGATTCGGTATCATGCTTATTCTTCATTGGATGAAGGCTGTAGGCGCAGGTGATGTGAAATTGTTTGGTGGGATCGGTGTATGGTTTGGGATGGGAATGACTGCACAGGTGATGATATATTCTATTATTTTCGCAGGCATCATTGGTCTCTTTATTATGCTGTGGAGACGTGAAACGATTGTACGTATGCGTAGAGTATTCTGGAAGCTTGCAGGTTCTGTGTTATGGAAACAATCGATTCGCTCAACAGAAGCTGAACACCAGCAATTTTTAACATTCCCTTTTATGACCGCCGTATTACCAGGAGTCGCTTTTTGTTATTTTTTTATCACATAA